CGCCGGGGGTCTCGACGCGCTGCTGTGGCCCGGCCTGCACGGCTACGCGGTGGGCGCGAAGGCGGGCTATCCCAGCGTCACCGTCCCCACCGGCCTTGAGGGGGGTGCCCCGACCGGCGTCCTCCTGACCGGCCCTGCCGGGAGCGACGGACGCCTGCTCTCCCTCGCCGCCGATTTGAACGTCCGGCTGGGTGGCGTGCAGTTCCCGCCCGATCCCTCGGCTTGATCTTGACCCCCCGCCTCCCCCCGACTAGCATGGATGGGCCGTGACAGCAGGTGGGGCGGTTAGCTCAGCGGTAGAGCTTTCGCTTTACACGCGACGGGTCGGGGGTTCGAATCCCTCACCGCCCACCAATGAGAACTCCGCCTGGTGCGGGGTTTTCACGTTTTGGAGAATTTGAGGCCGACGGCGTTCTGAGCTTCGTCTTCGCCACTCCCGAGAAACGCGCCCCTCGGTCACGACCGACCGGCGTGGACTACTCCGATCTTGACGCTGCGGACCTTGAGGTGGGAGATCACCTCACCTGACCTGTAAGTCGAACTGTTGAACCCCCTGCCCGAAGCTCGCCAGCACCCGCACCTTCGACCCGGCGAGCAGCGCGGCATTGAAGGGAGCCTCCGGGAGGAAGCGGTAGACGTTCCTTCCCATGTACAACGGTTCAACCGGCAGTTTTGCTTCCAGTAGCCGTACTCGACCACGCTCGTGCTGGTGGGGGTGAGGCGGCCCAGCTCCTTCCCGTCCGGCCCGCGCAGACGACGTAAGCGCTCGCGGCGACACTCTGAAGCTCCACCTTCACGCCGCCCTCGCCGTCGTCGAAGAGGACGGTGGTGCCCCCGCCGTCACCTGAGCCTTCTTGCAGCGGTCCTCGATGGTCGTGACGGAGGGGTGGAAGAAGTCGGTGGAAATCGTGGTGACTGGGGCGGCCAGGGCGAGCAGTTTCTTCGTGAAGCCTCCTGAGCAGGCGGTGGTGGGGTGAGGGGGCTACCGGGGAGCGTCAATGCCGCTCAGCAGCGCCTGATGGAGCGCGGCCAGGGCCGACTCGCGCTGGCCGGTGCTGGTCAGAGTGAGCGTCACGCCTTCCGTCGTCTCGGTGCAGGTGCCCGTCACGACAACCTGCGCGCCGCCCCGCTGGCTGACGAACACGGCTCGGTTCTGGGCGCGCTCGCGCAGGGTGAGGGCGGGCCAGCCGCCACCCAGCAGGTCGGCGGGCCGGGTCCGCACCGCCACCGCGTTCAGGGACGCGAAGACGATGGGACACGTGGAGCGGTACGAGCGTTGGGCGGTGGAGGTCGAGGAGGTCGGGGCCTGCTGCACCGTGGGCGCGCAGGCGGCGAGGGTCAGGGCGGACAGGAGCAACATCCTCTTCATACAGGTCTCCTCCAGGGACGCCAGCACGCCCATCGTCCGCGTGCCGCCGGGCGGGGTGAGCAATTTCCGAGTGGGGTATGACCCGCACCCCCGGCTTACCACATTGACCGCTGAAGGACGAACTGGCGGCTTTCCCCCCCAGTTTCCCCACCGCCAGCCCAGTCCTCGCCACGGGGCGACCCCGGCGGCGCTGGCTGTGGTGACGTACCGCGAGGGGTGCGACCGCCGATTCACCTACTCCCGCTCCGCCACCACGTTCACGTCGATGGTCGGGTGGCGTTTCTCGAAGCGCACGCTCAGGACCCCGGCGTTCAGGCTGGCCTCGCCGCTCTGGGGCACGACGTGTTGCGGGAAGCGGAGGGTGCGGGTGAAGGTCCCGCTCGGGCGCTCGGCCTGAAGGGTGGAGTGCGGCGCGTCCCGGCGGCCCGCCACGGTC
The sequence above is drawn from the Deinococcus sp. YIM 134068 genome and encodes:
- a CDS encoding Hsp20/alpha crystallin family protein, whose product is MNEPVLARLQQLMTLREEVETLEGAVPWTPPADWVDGDTHLTLLLDVPGVDADGLELHEDGDTVTVAGRRDAPHSTLQAERPSGTFTRTLRFPQHVVPQSGEASLNAGVLSVRFEKRHPTIDVNVVAERE